Genomic window (Opitutaceae bacterium):
GACAAGGTTGTCGCAGCCGCGACCCGCCCCGGCGCGCCATTCGCCGATCAGCGCCATGCGGGCGTCGTTCTCGATGACGAGCGGCAGACCCAGCTCGGTCCGCACCCACGCGCGCATGTCGATGCCCAGCGAGTCGGCGTACTTTCCATAGACCACGAGGATGCGCCCCGTTTCCTTGTCTATGAGACTGGGAAACGCCACCGACGCACCGGCACAGTCGGAGAGCTTTAGGTTGAGCCCGTGCAGCAGGCGGAGCCAGGCGTCCTTCAAGACGGGCAGGCGCAGTGCGAGACCGTGCTGGGAGTGGGCGGGCTCGACGGTGTGCGCGAGGACCCGGCCGTCGCGCACGACGCCGATCTTCAGGCGCGTGCCACCGAGATCACAAGCGAGGTATGTCATGACGAGGGTTCATTTGCTTCGGGGACGGCGCCGGCGTCCGCCACATGCGGCCGATTTCCTCCAGGGTGCGGCCCTTGGTTTCAGGAATGAGGGTCAGCACGAAAAGGAAGGAAACGAGGCTGACCGTGGCATAGAGCCAGAAGGTCATGGCGGGGCCGACTGCGGGACTGTCGTTGAGGATCGGAAAAGTCTGGGCCACGATGTAGCAGGCCACCCAGATGACGAAGGTGGCGACGGACATGGCGCGTCCGCGGATTTCATTGGGGAAAATCTCCGAGCAGAAGATCCACGTGATCGGGCCCATTCCCATCGCGAACGCGGCGATGAAAAGCACCACGCCTCCGAGCAGCAGGGGGCCCTGCTGACCGGAATGGAAGAGCCAGCCCACCAGCAGCAAGGAAATGGACTGAACGGCCGTGCCGATGAGCAGCAGCGGGCGACGTCCGAGCCGGTCGACAAACGCGATGGCGACAAACGTGAAGATGAGGTTGATCAATCCGACCCAGACCGAGGAGGTGAAGGCGGCGTTCTTCACGGCGCCTGCGGTCTCGAAGATTTTGGTCGAATAGTACATGATCGCGTTGATGCCGCAGAACTGCTGGAAGAGCGCGAGCAGTGCGGCCAGCGCGAGCGGGCGGCGAAAGTTCCGGGAAAAAAGTGCGGAAAAGGGTGCCTCGGCGCTGGGGGCGGCTGACTGTATCGCGGTCATTTCCCGCTCCGCGTGCGCAGGACCGTCCACTTTGGACAGAATGGACCGGGCCTCGTCGGTGCGCCCGCGACGTGCCAGCCAGCGGGGGCTCTCCGGAACGGTGAAGAGCAGGCCGATGAAGGCGATGGCCGGCACGACCTCCATGCCGAGCATCCAGCGCCACCCGAAGGCGGTGTTCCACTCCTCGTCTCCCATGCCCTGGATGACGTGGTTGACGAACAGTGTGAGGAAAATGCCCGTGACGATGCCGAGCTGGAAGAGGGAGCCGAGGCGGCCGCGCCATCTTTCCGGAGCAATCTCGGCGATGTAGACGGGGCAGATCATGGATGATGCGCCGATGCCGAGACCGCTGATGATGCGGGCCGCGAGGAACTCCTCGAACGTGCGCGGAATGGCTGAGAGCAGGCCCGACACGGCGTAGAGGATGGCGCAGAGGAAGAGCATCTTCCGGCGTCCGAACCGGTCGCTGAGAAAACCGGCGAACATGGCGCCGGGTATGCAGCCGAGGATGGCGCTCGCGCCGGCGAGTCCCTCCTCGGCGGGCGTCAATCCGAGGTGCGCGGTCAGGTACGAGTTGGCGCCGTTGATGACGGCCGTGTCGTAGCCGAAGAGAAATCCGCCGATGGCGGTCACACCCGTGGCGAAGAGGACGAAGCGGTGGGAATGTGGGGACGGGGCGGTCATGGGAGGAGCGGTGCGGATGGGTTCAACTGGGGCGCAGCGTCAGGCTGAGCTCGAAGCGATCGCCGCGGTAGTGGACAATTGAATACTCGATCGGCTTACGGCGGGTGTCGAAGACGGTGCGTGTTCTCAGCAGCAGCGGAGCTCCGGGTGCCACCCGGAGCGCGCGGGCGAGCCTTTGATCGGCGGCGACGGCGGAAAGGGCGTCCTCGGATTGATCTGCGATGACTCCGCAGCGGCTTCTAATCAATTCGTAGAGGGGCTGGCTGAAGTCGTCACCGACCTTCAGCTTCAGGCGCGGGTGAAGGTAGGAGCGGAAGCGCACGACGGGGGTGGCATCCCAGCCGCGAATGCGATCGAGGCAGATCACTTCGGCTCCCGGTTTGAGATGAAGCCGGCGGGCGACCTCCTCCGGGGCGGTCAGCGAGCGGGTTGACACCGTGTAGGTTTCAACGCGCACGCCCTTTGACTCCATTTCGCGGGTGAAACTCTGCCATGCGCCGACGCCGGAGTGCACCTTGGGCTCCAGCACGCGCGTGCCCACGCCGGCCCTGCGGTCGAGCCTTCCCTCGCTCACCAGGCGGGCGATCGCGGCCCGCAGCGTGTTGCGGCTGACGCCCATGGCGTTGGCCAGTGAGACTTCGTCGGGCAGCAGCGTGCCGGGGGCCTGGGCGGGCTGGGCCAGGAGAGCACGCAGGGACTGCTCAGCCTGGGCATGAAGCGGCAGGGAGTTGCCCGGATCCAGTCGCAGTCCTTTCAGAATTCCGGATGGGGCTGTCGATGGAGTGGGGGAAATCGAGCGCATCATACTTTGTTCAAACAAACTGATCGAATGATGGCGCTGTCAATCCCGCAGTTGGGCGGTGCCCCGGGCGTCGCCATCGGGTTCCCGATTGTCGCTGCCGTCATCTGTTGTTGCGTGTCCTGGCGGGACACGAGAGGGGGAATGCGGAAATTTCAGGAACGCCATGGGATCCGGGCGCAGTGGATTCAGGACGCGGATCAGCCTCTGTGTTTGCCGACGTACAGTGGTACATGGGTTTGCTCCGAATACTGGCCCCCTTCGCGGAACGGACCGGCACCCTGAAAGAGAATGCGTTTTGGGAGCGAACTTTTCAACAGCACCCTTTCCCGACCATTGATCTTCTCACTGGCGAATGGCGCCTGGTGAAGGAAATTGGATTTTCCGTTGGAGGCGCATGAGATCGAGACTGATGATTCGTCATTGATGACGAAGGGATTGTCATTTCCGCCGAAATTGACAACGCCTCCAAGCACTTCGGTCGATCCACCGTTCTTCGTGAGAAACCCGACTCCGCGCCCTTCGGTCTTGAATCCCAGTACCCAAAGCTGCGAACCGTCGTTGATCACCTCGGGGTTTGCACGCTCGGGATTCAACTGCCGCGCCCAGACCGACTGCCCCTTGAACTGGTAGCAGTTGGGGTTGGGCGGGAACTGGTCGGTGCAACAGATGTTTTCGATGAACACTTTTCCACCGCTCACCGTGTTGAGGTACATCGCCCCCGTTTGTGCATGAAGGTCGCTGAGAACCAGGGTGCGCCTTGAAGCGTGCTCGACAAGGTACTGCTCTCCCCTGAACTCCTCGAAGGCGAAAAGATCCTCGATGAGGAGCGGCGTTGATGATTCGCCGTCGACACGAAAGGTGCCGCGGTTCTTCGCTTGCTTCAGATTCTCACCCGACACGAGATCGCAGAACATGAAATTGATCCGCTCGACTGTCGCCGGAACGCGAATGGCTCCGTTGATGAGGTATCGACCCGGTTGAAAGTAGATGACTGATTTCCCCGAATCCAGCGCCGACTGGATCGCCTGGGTGCAGTCCGTTGTCCCGTCTCCTTTCGCTCCAAATTCGTTGACGCTTACCCATCGGTTCATGTCCTGCTCCCAGGGGATTTCAGGCGTCTCCTCAATGCGCAGATTGAGGGACCGCTTTTCCTGCTCTGAACGCAGTGTCTGGACGCCATGAGAGGAGTGCTCTTCGATGATCGGGCCGCTGAGGAGCGTGCTGTCGAACCTTCCGATTGCGGCCGGGTATCCGGATGTCCTCACGTTTCTGGCAAAGAGCACGCCGTTGATGTGCTCGATTGCAGGCACCGCCCCGCCTGTTTCCGTTCGGTCCGTCGGATCGGACTCGAACGCCAATTCGCTGTCGACGAGGACGACGTGGGCGGGCGATCCCGCGATTGTGAGGGCAGGCACCTGGTTCCTGCTTCGCAATCCACGGATCGAAACGGGGGTTTCGTCGACAAGAAATCCCGCAATCTTCTGGTGGCTGAGTGTGATGTGCTCAAAGACCGTGTACATTCGGTATGGCAGTGCCTGGATGCCATAGTCGAAGCCCTCCACGGTGACATGTTTGAAGTAGCAGCCTGAAAGGTTGTGGCGGTCGCATAGGAGTCCGACGGCTCCGACCTTGCCGGGATCCCCGGATCGGATGGTGACGTGTCGGACGGCGGCCATGTTGTTGCCGAAAAAGCGGAGGCCCGACGCCCCGGGATTGCCGATGCCGGTGTCAATCGAGATGTTCTCAAAGAGATTCGCCATTGAAACGTTCGATGTCGACTTCCTCATGAAACTGAAGACCGGCTTGTTGGAGCCTCTTTCGAAGCCGGGGCATGCATCCTTCAGTCTGATCACGGCACCCCGCTCGCTCTGGCCGCGAATGATGATCTGCCGGTTCAGCTCCCCACCAGAGGTGTTGTGCAGATCGGCAAACGTGTAGCACAGGGTGTCGCTCACCAGGTAGGTCCCGTTCGGGAAGTAGAGAATTCTCGACTGCTCCGGCCGTGCGGGAAATACGACGCGAATGCGTCCGTTTGCCTTGAGTGTTTCGACGCTGATGGGATGATGGAAATCCTGACGGGGGTCATCGGCCATTTCCTTTTCCAGCGCTTTTTCCGCTTCGAGCGTGGGACGGAGAATGTCATCGAGCGCGCGAATCAACGCTTCGGTGCAGTCCTTCCTTCCCTGATTGTCGCAGTGATAGGGTGCCTTGGTGACATCAATCACCGCAAGTGCGGCGGCGGGATAGACGCAGTTCTCCCCGCGATGCTCCGCTGGCGTTGCGCCACGCTCCGCCCCCTTTGTGCTTCCGGACTTGCGGCTGCCATCTGTTTCCTTCGAGGAGGCCGTTGAGGGAATCAGGGCGCCTGCCAGCGAAGCAATGCCGGTGGTCGTGATGAAGGTTCTTCTTTTCATGACTGATGAGGATGATTGGGGGTGATGCTGCGCGTGATTGTCCGCTGCGGACGCTGCCAAACCCAGCCATCTGTTGATGAGCAGAGCCAGGGCAATGGTCTTGTTGAGCGCGGGGTGCTTTGGTATTTGTTCAAACAATCGATCAAATAGAATCGATGTCAACCACTCAATCGTCCGCCGGATGCCTCGGTGGCGCGCATCGGGGCCGCGTCGCGTCCCGACGGGGTCGGTCGTATGGATACGCCTGCGGGCGCGACGGCGCGCGCGGGCGCGGCGGGTCAGTTGTTTTCCGGCCTGATTCGGATGCGGGCGCCTGCGGGCTGGAGGCCTTCCGCGGAGACGGTCAGTTCGGCGGAGCCCGCCTCGTCAGTCGCCTGGCAGATGGCCAGGCACATGCCCATGAAAGCATTTCTTGCGGAGGATGGCGCGGGTGAATGATCGAGCACGTCGCCGTTCCCGGTTCCCAGTAGCTTCAGGGGACCGCGGACCGAATAGGTGATGCGATTGTCCGCGGCGGGCACGAGCACGCCGTGTTCGTCAACGATGCGGACTGTCGCGTGCAGGGCGTCGCGATGATTCGCGCGCATGGTCGTGCGATCGATTTCGAGCGTGAGCCGTTTCGCGGGACCAGCCGTCTGCTGAATAGTTTCGGCCATCGCGCGGCCATTGCGATAGGCGACGGCCTTGAGCACGCCAGGCCGATAGGGCACGTTCCAGACGATCTGCCAGGCGAGCGTCATGGGCTGGCGTCCGAGGGAGCGGCCGTCCTGGAAGAGTTCCACCTCCTCGGCGTTGGAGTAGGCGACGACCGGAATCGTGACGCCTTCCTTGCCCGGATGGGTCCAGTGCGGGAGCAGGTGGACCATTGGCTTCGTGGTCCAGAGGCTTTGATAGAGATAGTAATGGTCCTTGGGAAATCCCGCGAGATCGAGAATGCCCGCGGATGACGCGCGGCTGGGCCAGCTTGATTCGCCGAGGTAGTCGATGCCGGTCCAGCGAAACTCCCCCATCACATGGGGCAGGCTGGCGGTGAGCCGCCAGGAGTCGCGCGCATTCAGGTAGACGTAGTTGTTGTCGTAGGAGGAACTCAGTGTCGGGCGTTCCGTGCCGAGGTCCCGGACCTCTGTGAAGACCTCCTGCGGTGCGAGATCGGGGATTGGCGGGTAGCCCGGGATCTTTTCCCGCATGCGGGTGGTGGTGCGATAAACTCCCCGGGTCTGGCTTGTGTGCGGATGCTCGGTGCCGATGAAGAGTCGTTTGGGAAATTTCTGGCGATCCTCGCGGTAGAGGAAAACGGATCCGCCGCCGTCATTGTAGCCGGCGACGTCGAAGACATCCGCGAAACCCGATTGGTTGGCCTGGTCCATGTAGTTGATGCCGCAGGTCACCGGCCGCGTGGAGTCGATCTCGTGCACGGCGTCGCGAAGCCGGCGCGCGTCGGCGACGCCCTCCGGTTTGCCGAGTTCGCGCACTTCGTTGCCCACGCTCCACATGAAGACGCACGGGTGGTTGCGATCGCGGAGAATGGCGTCCTGGACGTCGCGCACGGCCCATTCGGCGAACAGCTGGTTGTAGCCGCCGGCGGCCATGTCCTTCTTGGCGATGCGCCATTCGTCGAGGGTTTCACCCATGACCAGGATGCCCATTTCATCGCAGAGGTCGTAGAACTCGCTCGCCATCGGGGCGTGGCCGGTGCGGATCGCGTTGCAGCCGGCCTCCTGCAGGAGGCGCAGTCTCCGCCGCAGGACGTCCTCGGGGACGGCCGCGCCGACGGGCCCGGCGTCGTGATGCAGGCACACGCCCTTCAGCTTGGTGTTGCGACCGTTCAGGAAGAATCCCTGCCCGGTGGTGAATTCGAGGCGGCGGATTCCGAAACGGGTTTCAACCCGGTCGACGAGTTTTCCACCGGCGCGCACGGTGGTTTCGAGCAGGTAGAGTGCCGGTGATTCGGGTGACCAGAGTTCGGGGGCGTGGAGTTTGATCGTCTGGTTGAAGGCCAGCGAACCCTCTGCGCCGATGGTCTGTGAAGTCGGGGTGAATGTGGCGATGCGGCGGCCGTTCCTCAGGACGGCGTGTTCGACAGTCACGCCGATTGGCGCACGGTTCTGATGTTTGACCGAAGTTTGCACGCGGATTTCCGCGAGTTCGGAGGTCGCCTCGGGTGTTGTGACAAAGATGCCGTTGGGTTCCACGTGGGTGGCATTTGTGGCCGTGAGCCAGACGTGCCGGTAGATGCCGCAGCCGGTGTACCAGCGGGAACTGGGCTGGACGGAATTGTCGACCCGCACGGCGAGCACATTGGGATTGCCGTCGCTGCGGAGAAACGGGGTGAGATCGTGGCTGAAACTGACGTAGCCGTAGGGGCGGCGGCCGAGGGGGTGTCCGTTGATCCAGACGTCGGCATTCATGTAGACGCCGTCGAAGGTGATGCGCACGTGTTTCCCGGCGAATGCGGGGGACAGGTTGAAGGACTTTCGATACCAGCCGACACCGCCCGGGTAGTAGCCCATGCGACCGATGCCGGGATGTGTTTTTGCGATGGGGCCGCGAATGGCCCAGTCGTGCGGGAGAAGCACCGGCTCCCAAGAGGCATCGGCAAAGGCCGGCGCTTCGGCGCCTGCGGGGTCGGAGAGGATGAATCTCCAGCCGTCGTCCCAGTTCAGGTGAATCCGGGGTGCAGTTGCCGATTCTGCGCGAACCGAGGCAGGAAGAGCGAACAGACAGATGGCCGCGAGGGCGAGACAGGCCCGTCTGTGGCAGGAGCGGGGGAGGAAGGGGAGAGCAAGTGATGTCATGTGGTGCAACGGCCTGGTTCGCGAAGTGGTCCTGGGGCGGCAGGGTGCGTGCGCGCCATGGGCGGTGGCATTCTAGCACGGCAGGGTGCGTGCTTCACATCCCCCAGAATGCGTGGGTTGATGACCGGCAGCGCGGCGGGATTGCGGCGCCTACATCAGCCAGTCGGCGGTGAAACCGGAAAGTTTCAGACCCTTTTGGATGTAGGGACTGCGCTTCATCACCTCCCAGACGAATCCTGTGCGGTGATTTTCAGTCATGAGCAGGATGGGCCCCTGATCGATGCCGAGCTGCCTGTCATCAAACCAGCCGTGCTCGGGGTGGATGATCCCGTGAGCCGCCGGTCCCCATTCCTCCCTGTAGGTGGGATTGAAGGCATCGAGAAATCCATGATGGTTGAAAAGAAGGTCACCGAAGTGTTCGTGCATTGCCATCAGGGCCGGAATGGTGATTTCCGGGGCGAATGGAACTGAACCTCCGGCGGTGGTCGGTGTGATCGTGCCATCGTCGTTGATGGAGCGCCGGCTCGCCCCTCGCGCCGAATACGTCTTGAAGCGCACGGATTTGTCCTCGATCTGAACTGTAACCGAGGCCGGCCCCATGCACGCGGAGAGCCCCCAGATGTTCTCTCCATAGCCTTTGAATCCGCCGGGGTTTGCAATGCAGTAGGCGCGGTTGGCCAGGGTGGCCCGCCGCGCATTCACAAAATAGTCGATGCCCTTGTCGTGCATGTAGGGATCAGCGAGGCCGCGCGGGTCAATCCATACGTGGCTGTACTGGTAGCCAAAAAGCGGATTGAACTGCACGTACTCCTGTCCATGAAACTCGCCCCGCTGGTAGAATGAACCTCGTGCCGCAAACACGAGGGAGGTTGGATTGAAGCATGACAGGATTGGGCTGGCTGGAAACAGCGCGGCGGTTGGGATCGGAGTCGCAGCGCCGCTGCTGCGGGAGATGGCGAGACAGCACCGACGGCCTGCAAACGTTGTCAATTCTGGCGCTGAACCTGTGGGAACGCGTCATTTCTGCGCAGGGCGCGTGCGTGGCGCGAGTTTGGTGGCAGTGTTACTGGCATAAAATGAGCGGCTTGCACGCTGCTGAGAACAACATGCCAGCTTCTCCTGCTGTCCGGAATTCCCCGGCACCCTGCGGGACCTTTGTCTGTGGCAGCCGTTTGTTGATGTTGGTGTGATGTCAGTTTCCACAATTCGTTCGCGCGGTGATCTGTCGTCGGGGTCGCGTACTAAACCAATGGATAGCAATAATTTGGATGTGCATCTTAGCGGATGATTCGGTGCGGGCTTCATCTTGAGATTCGTTGGAGTGGACGATTTGAACTTGCAATGATAACGTTTGCATGATTTGTCTGCCTCATCGTACCCCATCCCGCTCGAACGATGCTACCCCCTGGCCTCATCGAATATTTTTATGCGAAATGCGCGTGCGGCATCGGATCCGGTTGCTGGGCGGCACAGCCTTTCGCCCTGGCGGCTGGCGCGCATGTCGTCCTGCCGATTGTCGCCCTGGTCTCAGTTGCGCCGAGCAACCCTGTCGAAGGCATCGCCGCGCCGGACAGCGCAGTCCGATCCCAGTTTTCACCGTCAACCCCAACCCAATCCACATCATGAATGTCAGGCAACTTTGCCTCATCCCGTTCACGCTGGCCGGCGCGATCATTGCGTCGGCACAGACGTCTCCCGACTCCTCGACGGCGTCCACCACCGACAGCCAGAGCCAGGAATTGCCTGCGTTCGAGGTGCGCGTCGATGAGGACCGCGGCTACCTCGCGGTCAATTCGCTCGCCGGCGGGCGCACCAACACGCCGCTGAGACTCATACCCTCCGCCATCTCCGCCATCACGGCCGAGTTTCTCGAGGACCTTGCGATCACCAACATCCGCGATTCCTATTTCTGGACCGTCAACGCCTCGCCCGGCAATCTCCGCCAGCAGGAAACGATATTTGGCGACTACGAATACAACATTCGTGGCGTTGGTTCAGGCAGCACGGTTCCCACGCGCAATTACTTCCACTTCTACGCGACGAGCGACACGTACAACACCGAGCGCTTCGAATTCGCCCGCGGCCCGAACTCCATCGTTTATGGCGACGCCCAGCTCGGCGGCCAGCCGACCACGTGGACCAAGGTGCCGCGCGTCGACCGCGACTTCCGCT
Coding sequences:
- a CDS encoding sugar porter family MFS transporter, producing the protein MTAPSPHSHRFVLFATGVTAIGGFLFGYDTAVINGANSYLTAHLGLTPAEEGLAGASAILGCIPGAMFAGFLSDRFGRRKMLFLCAILYAVSGLLSAIPRTFEEFLAARIISGLGIGASSMICPVYIAEIAPERWRGRLGSLFQLGIVTGIFLTLFVNHVIQGMGDEEWNTAFGWRWMLGMEVVPAIAFIGLLFTVPESPRWLARRGRTDEARSILSKVDGPAHAEREMTAIQSAAPSAEAPFSALFSRNFRRPLALAALLALFQQFCGINAIMYYSTKIFETAGAVKNAAFTSSVWVGLINLIFTFVAIAFVDRLGRRPLLLIGTAVQSISLLLVGWLFHSGQQGPLLLGGVVLFIAAFAMGMGPITWIFCSEIFPNEIRGRAMSVATFVIWVACYIVAQTFPILNDSPAVGPAMTFWLYATVSLVSFLFVLTLIPETKGRTLEEIGRMWRTPAPSPKQMNPRHDIPRL
- a CDS encoding DUF4982 domain-containing protein; amino-acid sequence: MTSLALPFLPRSCHRRACLALAAICLFALPASVRAESATAPRIHLNWDDGWRFILSDPAGAEAPAFADASWEPVLLPHDWAIRGPIAKTHPGIGRMGYYPGGVGWYRKSFNLSPAFAGKHVRITFDGVYMNADVWINGHPLGRRPYGYVSFSHDLTPFLRSDGNPNVLAVRVDNSVQPSSRWYTGCGIYRHVWLTATNATHVEPNGIFVTTPEATSELAEIRVQTSVKHQNRAPIGVTVEHAVLRNGRRIATFTPTSQTIGAEGSLAFNQTIKLHAPELWSPESPALYLLETTVRAGGKLVDRVETRFGIRRLEFTTGQGFFLNGRNTKLKGVCLHHDAGPVGAAVPEDVLRRRLRLLQEAGCNAIRTGHAPMASEFYDLCDEMGILVMGETLDEWRIAKKDMAAGGYNQLFAEWAVRDVQDAILRDRNHPCVFMWSVGNEVRELGKPEGVADARRLRDAVHEIDSTRPVTCGINYMDQANQSGFADVFDVAGYNDGGGSVFLYREDRQKFPKRLFIGTEHPHTSQTRGVYRTTTRMREKIPGYPPIPDLAPQEVFTEVRDLGTERPTLSSSYDNNYVYLNARDSWRLTASLPHVMGEFRWTGIDYLGESSWPSRASSAGILDLAGFPKDHYYLYQSLWTTKPMVHLLPHWTHPGKEGVTIPVVAYSNAEEVELFQDGRSLGRQPMTLAWQIVWNVPYRPGVLKAVAYRNGRAMAETIQQTAGPAKRLTLEIDRTTMRANHRDALHATVRIVDEHGVLVPAADNRITYSVRGPLKLLGTGNGDVLDHSPAPSSARNAFMGMCLAICQATDEAGSAELTVSAEGLQPAGARIRIRPENN
- a CDS encoding GntR family transcriptional regulator, yielding MMRSISPTPSTAPSGILKGLRLDPGNSLPLHAQAEQSLRALLAQPAQAPGTLLPDEVSLANAMGVSRNTLRAAIARLVSEGRLDRRAGVGTRVLEPKVHSGVGAWQSFTREMESKGVRVETYTVSTRSLTAPEEVARRLHLKPGAEVICLDRIRGWDATPVVRFRSYLHPRLKLKVGDDFSQPLYELIRSRCGVIADQSEDALSAVAADQRLARALRVAPGAPLLLRTRTVFDTRRKPIEYSIVHYRGDRFELSLTLRPS